From a single Miscanthus floridulus cultivar M001 chromosome 8, ASM1932011v1, whole genome shotgun sequence genomic region:
- the LOC136474456 gene encoding vacuolar iron transporter homolog 2-like has protein sequence MAPNLSSDAPKFPSKPKHGEADVEAAAAAHGVDYLARAQWLRAAVLGANDGLVSVASLMIGVGAVNDGAREMLVSGLAGLVAGTCSMAVGEFVSVYAQYDIEVAHSERGGSDDSSSSSEVGRGGGGDEERLPSPTKAAAASALAFTVGAGLPLLSGAFVRSWAVRVAAVCAATSLGLAGFGAAGAYLGGANIVRSGLRVLLGGWLAMAATFAIFRLFSLALKTHAAFA, from the coding sequence ATGGCTCCCAACCTCAGCTCCGACGCCCCTAAGTTCCCCTCCAAGCCGAAACACGGAGAGGCCGAcgtcgaggcagcggcggcggcccacGGCGTCGACTACCTGGCTCGCGCGCAGTGGCTCCGCGCCGCCGTCCTGGGCGCCAACGACGGGCTGGTGTCCGTGGCGTCCCTCATGATCGGCGTGGGCGCCGTCAACGACGGTGCGCGGGAGATGCTGGTGTCGGGTCTGGCGGGGCTCGTGGCCGGCACCTGCAGCATGGCCGTCGGCGAGTTCGTGTCCGTCTACGCGCAGTACGACATCGAGGTGGCGCACTCGGAGCGAGGCGGCAGcgacgacagcagcagcagcagcgaagttggccgcggcggaggcggagACGAGGAGAGGCTGCCGAGCCCGACGAAGGCCGCGGCCGCGTCGGCGCTGGCGTTCACGGTGGGCGCGGGGCTGCCGCTGCTGTCGGGCGCCTTCGTGCGGTCCTGGGCGGTCAGGGTGGCGGCGGTGTGCGCGGCCACCAGCCTGGGCCTGGCCGGGTTCGGCGCGGCGGGCGCGTACCTGGGCGGCGCCAACATCGTCCGCTCCGGGCTCCGCGTGCTCCTGGGTGGctggctggccatggcggccacgttcGCGATCTTCAGGCTCTTCAGCTTGGCGCTCAAGACGCACGCCGCGTTCGCATAA
- the LOC136474457 gene encoding LOW QUALITY PROTEIN: autophagy-related protein 13a-like (The sequence of the model RefSeq protein was modified relative to this genomic sequence to represent the inferred CDS: inserted 1 base in 1 codon), whose translation MASLSDXGGGGGGRAGAELMVPQFLLKALHAILAVRSPRPHAPPPPAASAAFRRRDRWFHLPLHAPPPPPAAEHLPEPSPGEPLVVDVYLAPSGGGGPEEVLERWTVACEPWPSPAAAAAVGEGLAVNRAYKRCITLLRSLYAALRFLPAYRAFRTLCASGQVYNYEMGHRVGSFATPFSRAEEAAMRTKRLAPVETQLGRLVVSVQYIPSLAAFNFEVTSLASAAIITDYVGSPAAERMRAFPASLTEAAGPPFPQPSRRPNSWASPAPWPHTLGQPAKFSPPPAHYASPTPSPPTFGYLHSRFSGETAPMSIPQTGGGRGTVHHRNMSEPSRAFMFPPPSPKNVRGEAGMQESPTETSRSFKRADGIRMGDLYANLPSGSKVKDSRDESGRFSGVFSSSGSPRLGFSRSSSRLSMQDDTDDADFPFAVDDVDPDSRPGSSGGKDTGDQAGSSSHKSQDAAVGYLVHLLKSARPLRDSSYSSHTSRGESIEAGSTSSFMSRRTSDALEEFESFKEIRENLLARSRSRLQDSLDKP comes from the exons ATGGCGAGCCTGTCgg tcggcggcggcggcggcggccgcgccggCGCGGAGCTGATGGTGCCACAGTTCCTACTCAAGGCGCTGCACGCCATCCTCGCCGTGCGGTCGCCGCGCCCGCACGCGCCCCCGCCcccggcggcgtcggcggcgttCCGGAGGCGGGACCGCTGGTTCCACCTGCCGctccacgcgccgccgccgccgcccgcggcgGAGCACCTGCCGGAGCCGTCCCCCGGGGAGCCGCTCGTGGTGGACGTGTACCTGGCCCCGTCGGGCGGCGGCGGACCAGAGGAGGTGCTCGAGAGGTGGACCGTGGCGTGCGAGCCATGGCCCTcgcccgccgcggccgccgccgtcggGGAGGGGCTGGCGGTCAACAGGGCGTACAAGCGCTGCATCACGCTGCTCAGGTCACTCTACGCCGCGCTCCGCTTCCTCCCGGCGTACCGCGCCTTTCGCACGCTCTGCGCGTCCGGCCAGGTGTACAACTACGAGATGGGCCACCGCGTCGGCTCCTTCGCCACGCCCTTCTCCCGCGCCGAGGAGGCGGCCATGCGCACCAAACGCCTCGCCCCCGTCGAGACCCAGCTCGGCCGCCTCGTCGTCTCGGTCCAGTACATCCCCAGCCTCGCCGCCTTCAATTTCGAGGTCACTTCCCTCGCGTCAGCCGCGATCATCACGGATTATGTCGGCAGCCCGGCGGCCGAGCGTATGCGTGCCTTCCCAGCTTCGCTCACGGAGGCCGCCGGCCCGCCCTTTCCGCAGCCCTCGCGACGCCCCAACAGCTGGGCGTCGCCAGCGCCCTGGCCGCACACGTTGGGGCAACCGGCGAAATTCTCGCCTCCGCCGGCCCATTACGCATCGCCCACGCCCTCGCCGCCGACGTTTGGCTATCTGCACTCACGGTTTAGCGGTGAGACTGCACCAATGAGCATACCACAGACGGGCGGTGGCAGGGGCACTGTGCACCATCGGAACATGTCGGAACCCAGTAGGGCCTTCATGTTTCCTCCACCTTCGCCAAAGAATGTGCGAGGGGAAGCAGGGATGCAGGAGTCACCTACAGAGACCAGTCGGTCATTCAAGAGGGCGGATGGCATCCGCATGGGAGATCTCTATGCAAACTTGCCGTCTGGTTCTAAG GTTAAGGACAGTAGGGATGAATCTGGCAGGTTCTCTGGTGTCTTCTCTTCTAGTGGTTCACCACGACTTGGTTTCTCAAGAAGTTCAAGCAGATTATCAATGcaggatgatactgatgatgcgGATTTTCCTTTTGCTGTGGATGATGTTGATCCAGATTCACGACCAGG GAGTAGTGGTGGAAAGGACACAGGGGATCAGGCTGGTTCGTCATCCCATAAATCCCAAGATGCTGCTGTTGGGTATCTTGTCCACCTGCTGAAATCTGCACGTCCACTGCGAGATTCTAGCTACTCATCTCATACATCAAGGGGTGAATCTATCGAGGCAGGAAGTACCAGCTCTTTCATGTCCCGCAGGACATCCGACGCACTGGAGGAGTTCGAATCTTTCAAAGAAATAAGGGAGAACCTGCTAGCACGTAGTAGGTCTAGGCTGCAAGATTCATTGGATAAACCCTAG